CGAAAATTAGCATGGATTCGGCTCGAGCCACGCGAGGGTGCGTGGCGATCGAGCGCCGGCGCCGTGCGCCGTTGTTCTGTCTGTCCGAGGGCTATTCTCGCGCCGCGTCACCGCGCGACGCGCTTTGTTCTGTCACGCCCTGCGTACTGAGTGTTGTTGCCGGGCGCGTACGGTGGACGCGCCCTCTTTCTTGCATGCCGCGCGGACGAACCCGCCAGCGCGGCTTTCCACGGCGCTTCGCCTCGGGCGAGCCGACGCGCCGTTTCGAGACTTACTGCGGACGGAAGCCGTAGAGATCGCCGTCATGCGTCTGCACGACGAGCGTATTGCCCGCCAGCACCGGCGCGGCGGTGATCGCGCTGCCGTCGGTCGGCATGCGGCCCACGAGTTCGCCGTTGTCCGTGCTCAGGAAATGCACGAAGCCCTTGTAGTCGCCGAGAACGACCGCGCGCCCGAGGATGAACGGCACGCTCACCTGGCGGTTCTTGAGCTTGTCGTTCTTCCAGACGGGCGAACCGTCGGCGGCACGGAACGCATTCACGACCGACCAGTCGTCGCCCGCTGCGACGATCTGCTCGTCTTGCGCAAGGCCGCTGTCGCTCGAGAAGTTCTTCTCCCACACCGCACGGCCCGAATTGGCGTCGAAGCAGCCGATCTTGCCTTGGAACGTGACCGCGCAGGTCTGCGCGCCGACGAGACCGGGCGCGCCCGTGACGTCGTTGATGCGCTCGACTTCGGTCACGCCCTTCGGGTACGACACCGGCGCTTGCCAGTAGGCATCGCCCGTTTGCAGGTTGATCGCGGCGAAGTTGCCGCCCGGGAAGCCCGCGAGCACCGCCTGACTGCCGGCGAACGTCATGCCGGCGGCCACGCGCAGATTCAACGGCACGGCGCGCAACTGGAAGATCCACTTCTGCTCGCCGGTTTGGGCGTTGAACGCGACCACCTTGCCGTCGATGGTGCGCACGATCACGAGGTCGTTGCCGACGAGCGGCGGCGAGATGATTTCGCCCGGCGCGGTCGCCGTCCACAACTGCTTGCCGTCGGGTCCGAGCACGTAGACCGCGCCCTTCAGGCCGCCGACCGCCGTCAGATTGCCGTCGCTGCCGACGCCTGCGGACAGATCGTCCTTCAGCTTCGTGCGCCAGACGTCCTGACCCGTCTTCGCGTCGATCTTCGCGACGGTGCCGTTCTCGCCCGCGGCGTAGACGGCGTCGCCCACCGCGACCGGCGAGAACAGATAGCGGCCGGCCTTGCCGACGCTGGCCTTCCACGCCTGGCTGACGTTCAGCACCGGCTTGAACTCGACGAGCGGCGTCGGCACGCGGCGCTCGTCCTTGGTCGACGAACAGGCGGCCAGAAGCACGGTCATCGCGCAGGCGAGCGGCACGGCGTAGCGTTTCAATTGGATCATCGGAGGACGCAACATGAATGTGAATTCGGTTGACCGGCGCGGCCGCGAATCGCTTGCGGGCGACACGCGGCGCGGCGGCTTGATTGGCGAAACGGCTTCAGCGCTAGCGGAGCGCCGAACGTCGGAAGCGATGCGGGTCAGCCGCCGAGCGCATCGAGCTTGAACTGGACCAGTTGCCGCGCGGACGTGTCGTTCGCCGGCAGCGCTGCGAGGGCCGTCTGGTACGCGGCGCGCGCATCGTCGCGCTTGCCTTGCGCAGCGAGCAGATCGCCCCGGCGGTCCGCGATCACGCCCTTAAACGCATCGAGCGGCGCGTCGGCGAGCAGCTTCAGGCCGGCGTCGTAATTTTTCTCGTCGGAGAGCACGAGCGCGAGGCGCAGCTTCGCGATTTGCTTGTACTCGTCGTCTTTCGCGTGATCGACGGCCCACTGCAACTGAGCCTTCGCGCCGGCCGTATCGCCTGCCATATACAAAGACTTCGCGGCCAGAAGCGCGCTCATCTCGGCGTAAGCGGTGCGGCCGAACTTGTCTTCCATGTCCGATGCGACCCGCGCGACGAGCTTCTGATCGCTCCCGTTGACCGCTTGCTGAAGCTGGTCGTACAGCACCGAAGCCTCGGCAGCCTGACGCCGCTGCCAGTAATTCCAGCCGTTGAAAGCGGCCGCAACGACGAGCGCCACGAGCACGATCCACGTCGTGGTGTTACCCCATTTGGCCCACCAGGCCTTGACACTTTCCAGCGATTCTTGTTCGTCGTGGTAACTCATCGTCCAGCTATTCCTTCCTGCGTTTCATGGCCCTTCGTTCGCCTGGCGCGATGGCGGAACGCGCTTACACGCGCTTGCACTCGATTCCGCCGGATGCGCACGGCTTCGCTTCGATTCCTATGCTTTAGGCATCCTCGTCCGCGGCGGTTGCAACCATCGCATTGATTAGGTATTCGGTCAAGTCTTCCGCCGGAACGTTCACCTGCTCGTTCTTTTGCGCATCGGACGTTTCGTCGCCCGAGCGGCGCAGCGGCTTCACGCCGATCATGCCCTGCGCGAGTTCGTCCTCGCCGAGCACCACCGCGAACGCCGCGCCGCTTGCGTCCGCCTTCTTCATCTGCGACTTGAAGCTGGAAGACGCGCCGTCCGGGCTGCAATGCAGAATGACGTCGAGCCCCGTGTCGCGCAGACGCTCCGCCACGATGAACGCCTGCTCTGCCGCCTGCTCGCCCTGATGCACGACGTAGACGTCCGTGCCCTCGGCTTCCGGCACCAGATTTTCTTCCTTCAGCAGTTCGAGAATGCGCTCGACGCCCATCGCCCAGCCGCATGCGGCGGTCGGCTTGCCGCCGAGCTGCTCGATGAGCGGATCGTACCGCCCGCCGCCCGCCACCGTGCCCTGCGCGCCGAGTTTGTCGGTGACCCACTCGAAGACGGTGAGGTTGTAGTAATCGAGGCCGCGCACGAGACGCGGGTTGATCGTGAACGGGATATTGTTGGCCTTCAGCAGCCGCTGCACGCCTTCGAAATGCTTGCGCGACTCATCGCCCAAGAAGTCGACGAGCTTCGGCGCGTTCTGCGCGATCTCCTGCATCGCCGGATTCTTCGTGTCGAGCACGCGCAGCGGGTTCGTGTAGAGACGGCGCTTCGCTTCCTCGTCGAGTACATCGACGTGCTGTTCCAGATACGCGATCAGCTTCTCGCGGTGCGCCGCGCGTTCGTGCGCCTGGCCGAGCGAATTGAGTTCGAGGCGGATGCCCGTCAGCCCGAGGTCGTCCCACAGGCGCTGACACATCATGATGATTTCCGCGTCCGTGTCCGGACCTGCGAAGCCGAGCGCCTCGACGCCGACCTGATGGAACTGGCGATACCGCCCGCGCTGCGGACGCTCGTGCCGGAACATCGGGCCGATGTACCACAGGCGCTTTGGGCCGTCGTACAGCAGGTTGTGCTCGATGGTCGCGCGCACCACGGCCGCCGTATTTTCCGGGCGCATGGTGAGATGCTCGCCGTTCAGCGCGTCGGTGAAGCTGTACATCTCCTTCTCGACGATATCGGTCACTTCGCCGATACCGCGCGTGAAAAGCTGCGTATGCTCAACGATCGGCGTGCGAATGTTCTGATAGCCGTATGCGCGCAGCATCGACTTCACGGTGGTTTCGAAGAAGTCCCACAACGCGGCATCCTGCGGGAGGATGTCGTTCATGCCCTTCACGCCCGTCAGCTTCGCGAGCCGTTTCTTCTGTTCAGTCATCTGTCTTTAGATTGATGCCGCGGACGTTTCGACGCGCTTGCCGTAAGTGCGCTCGACGTAGTCGCTAACGATTTGCTGGAATTCTTCGGCAATGCGCTCGCCGCGCAGCGTCTTCACCTTCACGCCGTCGACGAACACCGGCGCGGCCGGATTTTCGCCCGAACCCGGCAGGCTGATGCCGATGTTCGCGTGCTTCGACTCGCCCGGCCCGTTGACGATGCAGCCCATCACGGCGACGTGCATCTTTTCGACGCCGGGGTACTGGTCGCGCCAGACGGGCATCGAGTTGCGCAGGTAGGTCTGAATCTGCGACGCGAGTTCCTGGAACAGCGTGCTCGTCGTGCGCCCGCAGCCGGGACACGCAATGACCATCGGCGTGAACGAGCGCAGGCCCATGGTCTGCAGAATTTCTTGTCCGACGACCACTTCGCCGGTGCGCGCGCCGCCCGGCTCGGGTGTGAGCGAAATGCGGATAGTGTCGCCGATGCCCTCTTGCAGCAGCACCGACAGCGCCGCCGTGGACGCCACGATGCCCTTCGAGCCCATGCCCGCCTCGGTCAGGCCGAGATGCAGCGCGAAGCTGCAGCGCTTGGCCAGTTCGCGGTAGACCGCGATCAGATCCTGCACGCCGCTCACCTTGCACGACAGGATGATCTTGTCGCGTCCGAGCCCCAGTTCCACGGCGCGTTCCGCCGAGCCGATCGCCGACTGGATCAGCGCCTCGTACATCACGCTTTGCAACTCCCACGGCGTCGCGCGGGCGGCATTCTCGTCCATCATGCGCGCGAGCAGGTCCTGATCGAGACTGCCCCAGTTCACGCCGATGCGCACCGGCTTGTCGTACTGGATTGCCGCTTCGATCATCTGCGCGAATTGCGTGTCGCGCTTCGCGCCCTGTCCGACGTTGCCCGGGTTGATTCGATACTTCGACAACGCCTCGGCGCACGCGGGATGATCGCGCAGCAGCAAGTGGCCGTTGTAGTGGAAGTCGCCGACGAGCGGCACGGTCACGCCCATGCGGTCG
The Caballeronia sp. M1242 DNA segment above includes these coding regions:
- the bamB gene encoding outer membrane protein assembly factor BamB translates to MIQLKRYAVPLACAMTVLLAACSSTKDERRVPTPLVEFKPVLNVSQAWKASVGKAGRYLFSPVAVGDAVYAAGENGTVAKIDAKTGQDVWRTKLKDDLSAGVGSDGNLTAVGGLKGAVYVLGPDGKQLWTATAPGEIISPPLVGNDLVIVRTIDGKVVAFNAQTGEQKWIFQLRAVPLNLRVAAGMTFAGSQAVLAGFPGGNFAAINLQTGDAYWQAPVSYPKGVTEVERINDVTGAPGLVGAQTCAVTFQGKIGCFDANSGRAVWEKNFSSDSGLAQDEQIVAAGDDWSVVNAFRAADGSPVWKNDKLKNRQVSVPFILGRAVVLGDYKGFVHFLSTDNGELVGRMPTDGSAITAAPVLAGNTLVVQTHDGDLYGFRPQ
- a CDS encoding tetratricopeptide repeat protein produces the protein MSYHDEQESLESVKAWWAKWGNTTTWIVLVALVVAAAFNGWNYWQRRQAAEASVLYDQLQQAVNGSDQKLVARVASDMEDKFGRTAYAEMSALLAAKSLYMAGDTAGAKAQLQWAVDHAKDDEYKQIAKLRLALVLSDEKNYDAGLKLLADAPLDAFKGVIADRRGDLLAAQGKRDDARAAYQTALAALPANDTSARQLVQFKLDALGG
- the hisS gene encoding histidine--tRNA ligase encodes the protein MTEQKKRLAKLTGVKGMNDILPQDAALWDFFETTVKSMLRAYGYQNIRTPIVEHTQLFTRGIGEVTDIVEKEMYSFTDALNGEHLTMRPENTAAVVRATIEHNLLYDGPKRLWYIGPMFRHERPQRGRYRQFHQVGVEALGFAGPDTDAEIIMMCQRLWDDLGLTGIRLELNSLGQAHERAAHREKLIAYLEQHVDVLDEEAKRRLYTNPLRVLDTKNPAMQEIAQNAPKLVDFLGDESRKHFEGVQRLLKANNIPFTINPRLVRGLDYYNLTVFEWVTDKLGAQGTVAGGGRYDPLIEQLGGKPTAACGWAMGVERILELLKEENLVPEAEGTDVYVVHQGEQAAEQAFIVAERLRDTGLDVILHCSPDGASSSFKSQMKKADASGAAFAVVLGEDELAQGMIGVKPLRRSGDETSDAQKNEQVNVPAEDLTEYLINAMVATAADEDA
- the ispG gene encoding flavodoxin-dependent (E)-4-hydroxy-3-methylbut-2-enyl-diphosphate synthase; the encoded protein is MQSEAQSLISSKICSTEPVFGGPLPRRSSHAVDVRWGGQLVTIGGDAPVRVQSMTNTDTADAIGTAIQIKELAQAGSELVRITVNTPEAAAAVPHIREQLDRMGVTVPLVGDFHYNGHLLLRDHPACAEALSKYRINPGNVGQGAKRDTQFAQMIEAAIQYDKPVRIGVNWGSLDQDLLARMMDENAARATPWELQSVMYEALIQSAIGSAERAVELGLGRDKIILSCKVSGVQDLIAVYRELAKRCSFALHLGLTEAGMGSKGIVASTAALSVLLQEGIGDTIRISLTPEPGGARTGEVVVGQEILQTMGLRSFTPMVIACPGCGRTTSTLFQELASQIQTYLRNSMPVWRDQYPGVEKMHVAVMGCIVNGPGESKHANIGISLPGSGENPAAPVFVDGVKVKTLRGERIAEEFQQIVSDYVERTYGKRVETSAASI